In the Acropora muricata isolate sample 2 chromosome 1, ASM3666990v1, whole genome shotgun sequence genome, one interval contains:
- the LOC136915462 gene encoding melanocyte-stimulating hormone receptor-like, giving the protein MMKTLDDSADIYCSQELTQVLDDQIICLSVINTLLAFTAIVGNTLILIAFHKENSLHQPSKVLIRNLVASDLLVGFAELLLVGQWISILQEHWQSCHYFYLAYIVGAFVSMSLSLCTLAAISVDRLLALFLGLTYRQVVTLGRVYVVVIAVWVLSIGNATLALLNPEAVKVVQAIGSIMCLITASFCYTRIFFKLHHQRTQVSNITPEQESQTIPLNISRYRKTVSTALWLQLALVLCYFPYMLLAPIALPEIEKKHSSALYIPLYFTVTLMFFNSTLNPILYCWKIKEVRRTVKDMFPCS; this is encoded by the coding sequence ATGATGAAAACTCTAGACGACTCTGCTGACATATACTGTTCGCAAGAATTAACCCAAGTCTTAGACGACCAGATAATCTGTCTTTCAGTTATCAACACACTTCTTGCCTTCACTGCAATTGTAGGGAATACTCTGATCCTAATTGCCTTTCACAAAGAAAACTCGCTTCATCAACCTTCTAAAGTATTGATTCGGAATCTGGTGGCCAGTGATCTCCTTGTTGGCTTTGCAGAACTTCTTTTAGTCGGTCAATGGATCTCCATTTTGCAAGAGCATTGGCAAAGTTGTCATTACTTCTATCTTGCTTATATCGTAGGAGCCTTCGTTTCGATGTCACTGTCATTATGCACTTTGGCCGCTATAAGCGTTGACAGACTTTTAGCTCTGTTCTTGGGACTCACCTACAGACAAGTTGTAACCCTTGGAAGAGTTTATGTAGTTGTTATCGCAGTTTGGGTTTTAAGTATCGGCAACGCCACTCTTGCATTGTTGAATCCTGAAGCGGTCAAAGTAGTTCAAGCGATAGGCTCAATTATGTGTTTGATAACAGCTTCTTTCTGCTACACCAGGATTTTCTTCAAGTTGCATCATCAACGAACTCAAGTTAGTAACATTACCCCTGAACAAGAGAGCCAAACGATACCGTTGAATATATCACGGTACAGAAAGACAGTGTCCACCGCATTGTGGCTGCAGTTGGCTTTAGTATTGTGTTATTTCCCGTATATGCTCCTGGCGCCAATCGCACTTCCCGagattgaaaaaaaacattcatcGGCTTTGTATATTCCATTGTATTTCACGGTAACCttaatgtttttcaattcaacttTAAACCCAATTTTGTATTGTTGGAAGATCAAAGAGGTTAGACGGACAGTGAAGGACATGTTTCCTTGTTCTTGA
- the LOC136927089 gene encoding melanocortin receptor 4-like yields the protein METPQPFANIYCSKYLTQGLNQQIICLSVINTLLAITAIVGNILILIALHRETSLHLPSKALIRNLVVSDLCVGFVEFLLVGKWISILQGQWQICHYFYLAYKIGASTSISVSLSTLAVISVERLLALLLGLKYRQVVTLRRVYVIAIAAWVLGVGNAILAMLNPDVKIASATGSIMCLITAFFCYTGIFFRIRRHQTQVHRITREQENQTPAFDVSRYRKTVSTALWLQLALVVCYFPHMLLAPFAYPEIEKTLSSALYFPLFFTITLMFFNSTLNPILYCWKIKEVRGTVKDMFSCS from the coding sequence ATGGAAACCCCGCAACCGTTCGCTAACATATACTGCTCAAAATATTTAACTCAAGGCTTAAACCAACAGATAATCTGTCTTTCGGTGATCAACACACTTCTTGCCATCACTGCAATTGTAGGAAATATTCTGATCCTTATCGCTCTTCACAGAGAAACATCACTTCATCTTCCTTCCAAAGCGTTGATTCGGAATCTGGTGGTCAGTGATCTCTGTGTTGGCTTTGTAGAATTTCTTTTAGTCGGTAAATGGATCTCCATTCTGCAAGGACAGTGGCAAATTTGTCATTACTTCTATCTTGCTTACAAAATAGGAGCTTCTACTTCGATATCAGTGTCATTATCGACGTTGGCCGTTATAAGCGTGGAGAGGCTCTTAGCTCTGTTATTGGGACTCAAGTACAGACAAGTTGTAACCCTCAGAAGAGTTTATGTAATTGCTATCGCTGCTTGGGTTTTAGGTGTTGGCAACGCCATTCTTGCAATGTTGAATCCTGATGTAAAAATAGCTTCGGCGACAGGCTCAATAATGTGTTTGATAACAGCTTTTTTCTGCTACACCGGAATTTTCTTCAGGATTCGTCGTCACCAAACTCAAGTCCATCGCATTACCCGAGAACAAGAGAATCAAACACCGGCGTTCGATGTATCACGATACAGAAAGACAGTTTCTACCGCACTGTGGCTGCAGTTGGCTTTGGTAGTTTGTTATTTTCCACATATGCTTCTGGCGCCATTCGCGTATCCAGAGATTGAAAAGACACTGTCATCAGCTttgtattttccattgttttttacaataacgtTAATGTTTTTCAATTCCACCTTAAACCCAATTTTGTATTGTTGGAAGATAAAAGAGGTCAGAGGGACAGTGAAGGACATGTTTTCCTGTTCTTGA